The following are from one region of the Zonotrichia albicollis isolate bZonAlb1 chromosome 15, bZonAlb1.hap1, whole genome shotgun sequence genome:
- the GNPDA1 gene encoding glucosamine-6-phosphate deaminase 1, which produces MKLIILENYSQASEWAAKYIRNRIVQFGPGPGRFFTLGLPTGSTPLGCYSKLVEYYRNGDLSFKYVKTFNMDEYVGLPRDHPESYHSFMWNNFFKHIDISPENVHILDGNAPDLQAECDAFEEKIKAAGGIELFVGGIGPDGHIAFNEPGSSLVSRTRVKTLAMDTILANARFFDGDLSKVPTMALTVGVGTVMDAREVMILITGAHKAFALYKAIEDGVNHMWTVSAFQQHPNTVFVCDEDATLELKVKTVKYFKGLMMVHNKLVEPLYSMKEMGAERSQSKKPYSD; this is translated from the exons ATGAAGCTCATCATCCTGGAGAATTACTCGCAGGCCAGCGAGTGGGCGGCCAAGTACATCCGCAACCGCATCGTGCAGTTcgggcccggccccgggcgCTTCTTCACGCTGGGGCTGCCCACAG GCAGCACGCCCCTGGGCTGCTACAGCAAGCTGGTGGAGTATTACCGCAACGGGGACCTCTCCTTCAAGTACGTGAAGACCTTCAACATGGACGAGTACGTGG GCCTCCCGAGGGATCACCCAGAAAGTTACCATTCCTTCATGTGGAATAACTTCTTCAAGCACATTGACATCTCACCAGAAAATGTCCACATCTTGGATGGAAATGCCCCTGATCTCCAGGCAGAGTGTGATGCATTTGAGGAGAAAATCAAAGCAGCTGGAGGCATCGAACTCTTTGTTGGAG gCATCGGCCCCGACGGTCACATCGCCTTCAACGAGCCGGGATCCAGTCTGGTGTCCAGGACACGCGTGAAGACCTTGGCCATGGACACCATCCTGGCCAATGCCAGGTTCTTTGATGGTGACCTCTCCAAAGTGCCCACCATGGCTCTGACAGTTGGAGTAGGCACTGTCATGGATGCCAGAGAG gtgaTGATCCTGATCACGGGAGCCCACAAAGCCTTTGCTCTGTACAAAGCCATCGAGGACGGTGTCAACCACATGTGGACGGTGTCGGCCTTCCAGCAGCACCCCAACACCGTGTTCGTGTGCGACGAGGATGCCACGCTGGAGCTCAAAGTCAAAACAGTGAAGTACTTCAAAG GTTTAATGATGGTTCACAACAAGCTCGTGGAGCCCTTGTACAGCATGAAGGAgatgggagcagagaggagccagTCCAAGAAGCCATACAGTGATTAA
- the RNF14 gene encoding E3 ubiquitin-protein ligase RNF14, whose product MSSEDKEAQEDELLALASIYDEDEFKRAESAQGGETRICLELPQDFKIFVRGSSTENLQGSGFEYSVSFLPLVLNFELPPDYPSTSPPVFTLSGKWLSHSQLSALCKHLDNVWEENRGCVVLFAWMQFLKEETLNYLNISSPYELKMCPQGKGQGRTAAGPPEAGKDSGGATGSATAEEETVDARAVQDVESLSSLIRDILDFDQAQRRKCFNSKMYSCSICFCEKLGSECMHFPECSHVYCKACLKDYFEIQIRDGQVHCLNCPEPKCSSVATPGQVKELVGEELFARYDRLLLQSSLDLMADVVYCPRPGCQTPVMQEPGCTMGICSCCNYAFCTLCKMTYHGVSPCKVTAEKLMELRKEYLEADETTKRFLEQRYGKRVIQKALEEMESEKWLEKNSKSCPCCGTPIEKLDGCNKMTCTGCMQYFCWVCMGSLSRTNPYQHFNDPSSPCFNRLFQDVHIDNGEFWEGDGDH is encoded by the exons ATGTCTTCAGAGGacaaggaggctcaggaggatgagctgctggctctggccaGCATCTACGATGAGGATGAGTTTAAGAGAGCAGAGTCTGCCCAAGGAGGAGAAACAAGAATTTGTCTGGAGTTGCCTCAAGACTTCAAAATTTTTGTGAGGG GCAGTTCCACAGAGAATCTCCAGGGCAGTGGCTTCGAGTACTCCGTGAGCTTCCTGCCTCTCGTGCTGAATTTCGAGCTCCCACCTGACTACCCATCGACCTCCCCGCCCGTGTTCACCCTCAGTGGGAAATGGCTCTCCCACAGCCAG ctcagcGCCCTTTGCAAGCACTTGGACAATGTGTGGGAAGAGAACCGAGGCTGCGTGGTGCTGTTTGCCTGGATGCAGTTTCTGAAGGAGGAGACACTGAATTACCTGAATATTTCTTCGCCATATGAGCTGAAGATGTGCCCTCAGGGGAAGGGGCAGGGCCGGACAGCAGCGGGGCCCCCCGAGGCTGGGAAGGACTCTGGgggtgccacgggctctgccaCGGCCGAGGAGGAAACCGTGGatgccagggctgtgcaggatgTGGAGTCCTTGTCCAGTCTGATCAGGGACATCTTGGACTTCGACCAGGCCCAGAGGAGGAAGTGCTTTAACAGTAAGATGTACTCGTGCAGTATctgcttctgtgagaagctgggCAGTGAGTGCATGCACTTCCCCGAGTGCAGCCACGTGTACTGCAAGGCCTGCCTGAAGGACTACTTTGAGATCCAGATCAGGGATGGGCAGGTGCACTGCCTCAACTGCCCCGAGCCCAAGTGTTCTTCTGTCGCCACTCCAGGCCAG GTGAAGGAGCTGGTTGGGGAGGAGCTCTTTGCCCGCTATGACCGCCTGCTGCTGCAGTCCAGCCTGGACCTGATGGCTGACGTGGTTTACTGCCCCCGGCCCGGCTGCCAGACCCCCGTGATGCAGGAGCCCGGCTGCACCATGGgcatctgctcctgctgcaacTACGCCTTCTGCACCCTCTGCAAGATGACCTACCACGGGGTGTCCCCCTGCAAGGTCACTGCAG AGAAATTAATGGAATTGAGGAAAGAATATTTAGAAGCAGATGAGACAACTAAAAGATTTTTGGAACAACGCTATGGCAAGAGAGTGATTCAGAAAGCCCTGGAGGAGATGGAGAGTGAGAAATGGCTGGAGAAGAACTCCAAGTCTTGTCCTTGCTGTGGGACCCCCATCGAG aaaCTGGATGGCTGTAACAAGATGACCTGCACAGGGTGCATGCAGTACTTCTGCTGGGTCTGCATGGGCTCCCTGTCCCGGACCAACCCCTACCAGCACTTCAACGACCCCTCCTCGCCCTGCTTCAACAG ATTGTTTCAAGACGTGCACATTGACAATGGGGAGTTCTGGGAAGGAGATGGTGATCATTAG
- the HSPA4 gene encoding heat shock 70 kDa protein 4 has product MSVVGIDLGFQSCYVAVARAGGIETVANEYSDRCTPACISFGPKNRSIGAAAKSQVISNAKNTVQSFKRFHGRAFSDPFVQAEKASLAYELVQLPTGSTGIRAMYMEEERNFTIEQVTGMLLTKLKETAENALKKPVVDCVVSVPCFYTDAERRSVMDATQIAGLNCLKLINETTAVALAYGIYKPDLPTLEEKPRNVVFVDMGHSAYQVSVCAFNKGKLKVLATAFDTTLGGRKFDEVLVEYFCEEFGKKYKLDIKSKIRALLRLYQECERLKKLMSANASDLPMNIECFMNDIDVSGTMNRGKFLEMCEGLLARVEPPLRSVLEQARLKKEDIYAVEIVGGTTRIPAVKDKISKFFGKEVSTTLNADEAVARGCALQCAILSPAFKVREFSITDLIPYPISLRWNSPAGEDLSDCEVFPKNHPAPFSKVLTFYRKEPFTLEAYYSSPKELPYPDPAIAHFLVQKVTPQTDGSSSKVKVKVRINIHGIFSVSSASLVEVHKSDENEEPMETDQHAKEEEKMQVDEEQQKTEEQQQTQPENKAESEEMETSQADSKDKKVDQPPQAKKAKVKTTTVDLPIENQLVWQIGKDMLNLFIENEGKMIMQDKLEKERNDAKNAVEEYVYEMRDKLCGVYEKFVSEDDRNSFTLKLEDTENWLYEDGEDQPKQIYIDKLAELKTLGQPIQARFQESEERPKAFEDLGKQIQQYMKAVHAFKAKDELYEHLDEADMAKVEKSTNEAMEWMNNNLNLQNKRSLTLDPVIKAKEIQSKAKELAGICNPIVNKPKPKVELPKEEQKATEANGPLDGQGDAGSGAQPPEQGAAPTATDKKLPEMDID; this is encoded by the exons AGCCTGTATATCCTTTGGGCCCAAGAATCGCTCCATTGGTGCTGCAGCCAAGAGCCAG GTTATTTCAAATGCAAAGAATACAGTACAAAGTTTTAAAAGATTTCATGGTCGTGCATTCTCAGATCCCTTTGTTCAAGCTGAAAAAGCAAGCCTTGCCTATGAACTTGTCCAGCTGCCAACAGGCTCAACTGGCATCAGG GCCATGTAtatggaagaagaaagaaacttTACAATTGAGCAGGTGACAGGAATGCTTCTGACCAAATTAAAGGAGACTGCTGAGAATGCTCTTAAGAAGCCTGTGGTTGACTGTGTTGTTTCT GTTCCTTGTTTCTACACAGATGCAGAAAGGAGATCTGTGATGGATGCTACCCAGATTGCTGGTCTCAACTGTCTGAAACTAATCAATGAAACAACTGCAG TTGCACTTGCATATGGGATCTATAAGCCAGACCTGCCTACCTTGGAAGAAAAGCCACGGAACGTTGTTTTTGTGGACATGGGGCATTCTGCATATCAAGTTTCTGTTTGTGCATTCAACAAAGGCAAACTGAAA GTTCTTGCTACAGCGTTCGATACAACCCTGGGAGGCAGGAAGTTTGATGAGGTGTTGGTGGAATACTTTTGTGAGGAGTTTGGGAAGAAATACAAACTGGACATCAAGTCCAAGATCCGAGCGCTGCTGAGGCTGTACCAGGAGTGTGAGAGGCTGAAGAAGCTGATGAGTGCCAATGCCTCTGACCTGCCCATGAACATCGAGTGCTTCATGAATGACATAGATGTGTCTGGAACCATGAACAG AGGCAAATTTTTAGAGATGTGTGAAGGACTCCTGGCAAGAGTGGAGCCGCCCCTTCGCAGCGTGCTGGAGCAAGCCA GGTTGAAGAAGGAGGATATTTATGCAGTAGAGATAGTTGGTGGTACCACAAGAATTCCTGCTGTCAAAGATAAGATCAGTAAATTTTTTGGCAAAGAAGTCAGTACGACCCTGAATGCAGATGAGGCTGTGGCACGAGGCTGTGCACTGCAG TGTGCAATTTTGTCCCCGGCTTTCAAAGTGAGAGAGTTTTCTATCACTGATTTGATACCGTACCCCATCTCCTTGCGATGGAATTCACCAGCAGGGGAAGACCTGAG TGACTGTGAGGTCTTCCCCAAGAACCACCCTGCTCCCTTTTCCAAGGTCCTCACTTTCTACAGGAAGGAGCCCTTCACTCTGGAGGCCTACTACAGTTCCCCCAAGGAGCTGCCTTACCCAGACCCTGCTATAG CTCACTTCTTGGTTCAGAAGGTCACTCCTCAAACAGATGGATCCAGTTCCAAAGTGAAAGTCAAAGTCAGAATAAATATCCATGGCATCTTCAGTGTTTCAAGTGCATCTCTGGTGGAGGTTCATAAATCTGATGAGAATGAGGAGCCTATGGAGACAGATCAGCACGCGAAGGAGGAGGAG AAGATGCAAGTAGACGAGGAGCAACAAAAGACTGAAGAGCAACAGCAAACCCAGCCTGAAAATAAGGCAGAGTCTGAAGAAATGGAG ACTTCTCAGGCTGACTCAAAGGACAAGAAAGTGGATCAGCCACCTCaggccaagaaggccaaagtGAAGACGACCACCGTGGACCTTCCCATCGAGAACCAGCTGGTGTGGCAGATAGGGAAGGACATGCTCAACTTGTTCATTGAGAACGAG GGTAAGATGATAATGCAGGATAAGCTGGAGAAGGAGAGGAATGATGCCAAGAATGCAGTGGAGGAGTACGTGTATGAAATGAGAGACAAACTCTGCGGTGTCTATGAGAAATTCGTCAGTGAGGAT GACCGCAATAGCTTCACACTGAAGCTAGAAGACACAGAAAATTGGCTTTATGAAGATGGTGAAGACCAGCCCAAACAAATATACATTGATAAATTGGCAGAACTGAAG ACTCTGGGTCAGCCTATTCAGGCAAGATTCCAAGAATCAGAGGAAAGACCAAAAGCATTTGAGGACTTGGGGAAGCAAATCCAGCAGTACATGAAAGCTGTTCATGCATTCAAAGCAAAG GATGAACTGTATGAGCATCTCGATGAAGCAGACATGGCAAAGGTGGAGAAGAGCACCAATGAAGCCATGGAGTGGATGAACAACAACCTCAACCTTCAGAACAAGAGGAGTCTTACTTTGGACCCAGttataaaagcaaaagaaatacaGTCTAAAGCAAAA GAATTGGCAGGTATTTGTAACCCCATAGTGAACAAGCCCAAACCCAAGGTGGAGCTGCCGAAGGAGGAGCAGAAGGCGACGGAAGCCAACGGACCATTGGACGGGCAGGGCGACGCCGGGAGCGGGGCCCAGCCCCCCGAGCAGGGCGCTGCCCCCACAGCCACCGACAAGAAGCTTCCAGAAATGGACATTGACTGA